The following proteins come from a genomic window of Oricola thermophila:
- a CDS encoding ABC transporter permease, whose protein sequence is MVRFVINRISWSLLTLFMVVSFVFFLARLSGDPVRLMLPDQATQADVEAMREALGFNRPLFAQYSDFIFHAAQGDLGMSLRHGQPAIDLVLERLPATLELAVSSFAIGFAVALGLAVWGEISRSRRLRNTLLWAATIRQAIPPYLFGVLMIMLFSVYLSLLPAMGRNTLAGYVIPILTISTYEIALYLRLLNASFDETRSLDWVKTALAKGVTRRRVVLSHMLPNALLPVITVAGINLGVLVGGIVVLEIVFNWPGIGRLIVQGVVQRDYPVVQAGVVVTATVFIVINLGVDILYRVLDPRVRLA, encoded by the coding sequence ATGGTACGTTTTGTTATCAATCGCATTTCCTGGAGCCTGCTGACTCTTTTCATGGTCGTGAGTTTCGTGTTCTTTCTTGCGCGCCTGTCCGGCGATCCGGTCAGGCTGATGCTGCCGGATCAGGCAACGCAGGCCGATGTCGAGGCCATGCGCGAAGCTCTGGGGTTCAATCGCCCGCTCTTCGCCCAGTATTCCGATTTCATATTTCATGCGGCCCAGGGGGATCTCGGGATGTCCCTGCGGCATGGTCAGCCTGCCATTGACCTTGTCCTCGAGCGCCTGCCGGCCACGCTGGAGCTCGCGGTATCCTCATTTGCCATTGGCTTTGCGGTCGCGCTCGGGCTGGCCGTGTGGGGCGAGATATCGCGCAGCAGGAGGTTGCGAAACACGCTGCTCTGGGCCGCGACGATACGCCAGGCGATCCCGCCATATCTGTTCGGCGTTCTGATGATCATGCTGTTTTCCGTCTATCTTTCGCTTTTGCCGGCGATGGGGCGGAACACGCTGGCGGGTTATGTCATTCCGATCCTGACCATCTCGACCTACGAGATCGCGCTCTATCTGCGGCTGCTCAACGCCTCCTTCGACGAGACGCGCAGTCTCGACTGGGTCAAGACGGCGCTCGCCAAGGGCGTCACGCGCCGCCGCGTCGTCCTGAGCCACATGCTTCCCAACGCCCTTCTGCCCGTCATTACCGTGGCCGGCATCAATCTCGGCGTGCTGGTCGGAGGCATCGTCGTGCTCGAGATCGTGTTCAACTGGCCGGGTATCGGGCGCCTGATCGTCCAGGGTGTCGTGCAGCGCGACTATCCCGTCGTCCAGGCCGGCGTGGTCGTGACGGCGACCGTGTTCATCGTCATCAACCTGGGTGTCGACATTCTCTACCGGGTACTGGATCCACGAGTGAGGCTGGCATGA